The DNA segment GCCTCCTCTTTCCATTTCTTGGCAAGGGTTAGCTTAGGATATGTGTAAAAAGTTGAATTCAACTCGACTAAGTTGAATGCCTTAAAATATTTCACCTTGGAAGTGGGAAACCCACAGCATCCAATTTTAAAGACCAAAGTCTATCGCTGAATAATATATAATTACATAATCGAGCTATAAGCATCTTCCCGCTAACTGCATCCAGCTATCGAAGTATGCTTTTGCCGTAGGACCTATGGTATCGCGATAAAGATTAGCATTAACTATAAATGTTATCGGCTCCAGTCTTCACTTCTTCGAATGCAAACTTCCAGCCAAAAGGTTAAACTGGTTTATTAAGCATATTGGTGCAAGAGCTATCCGGCATGTCCTGGCAATATAAGCCACAGGCGCAATTCAATGCGTCTAGCTAACTCCTCAACTTGTTTTTCTATGATTGAGATGCGTTTTCCCTTCGTAGGCTCAATATCTAGAGTAAAATGAGTTTCTGAGAATTTTCCGAAACCCTTTAGCCATTGATTAAAGCGCATCCTACCAATCATTTTGACTTTAAGTTGCAAAATGGTTGAGCCGGTGTCGATTTTGCCGATAGCCGTATATAAAAACCGGTTATTTTTCTTTAAGTCTTCTTTAACAATGCTAACCTTCAATTCATTAAACACTTTTCGTACAGCCATAACAATTTCATCAAATGAAATAATCCAATACCTCTTTTCAATGCGCATGTTACTTCAGTAGCACACTTTATACTATTTTTATTTTTCCAAGGCTCCCAAGTTTTGTCATGTTCATACGATGATTAAAGCGAAATTAAATAGAAATGCATATATCGGTATACGCCGATACTTTCGTTACATAATTTAATTGTCTACGTGGTAGCGATGGTGACGTATTTCGGGGTTCCACGTCAAAAGATTCCTTGGTTTCCAACAATTGCCCAGGATAAATGTCAAGGATGTGGAAAGTGTGTCGAATTCTGTGTGCATGGGGTCTTGAAATTAAAAGGGAATCCCCCTAAAGCTGTTGTAGTTAAACCTTACCAGTGTGTAATTGCCTGCTCAGAATGCGCTGATCTTTGTCCCGAGAAGGCGATAACATTTCCAGACCTCAAAGTAGTCTATGATGCGATGGACCAGTATTGGAAAGGGGAGAGTCAAAAGGAGGTACACCGTGTCAAGAAAAAAAGGGCTCTATCTAGCTCCATCAGAAATGAAAAGTTTCTAAACTTGCAAGTAGACCTCTTAAAGGCTCTAGCCGATCCGATTAGATTAAAAATATTGCGTTTCCTCAGATCCGGCGAAAAATGCCAATGCGAAATAATCCCACATTTGAAACGCTCACAATCGACCGTTTCTGAACATTTGCAACTGCTGGTGGACATTGGAATAGTAGAATCTCGCAAAGATGGCAGAAAAATCGTTTATAAGATACGCATGGAAGAAATAATGAGAATCTTAGATAACATCGACGAATTAACCCGTGATCTCTTCGCCCACCCGAAGGATCGTAATGCAATCTTAACTTCTAAATAATTGACTTGGAGGAGGTTGAAGCTTGGTTAAGGTTAAAGTTGGAAAGCATATTTGTGAAGTTCCGAAGAATCTCTATTATACCAAGGCTCATACGTGGGCAAAAATAGAGGGTAATCAAGTTACCGTTGGGTTCGACGATTTCGCGCAAAAAATAATTGGCACCGTTCAAAGCTTTAGGCCCATAGCTGTTGGAACCGAACTACGACAATTCGAACCACTTGGTACGGTTGAAGGTGGAAAAGCGGTGCAGAGAATCTACTCACCTATTAGTGGGAAAATTCTCGCAGTTAATGAGAGGCTTCTTCGTAAACCGTCTCTCATTAATCAAGATCCATACGGCGAAGGTTGGCTAATAAAAATCCAGCCGACTTCAAGACTAGCTGAGGAATTAAAGACGCTAATTACAGGTGACAAAGCCTTGAAATGGACTAAAGATGAAATAAAAGCTATGATTCATAAAAAAATGATGTTGGTATAGGACAAAACGCTTAATGATCATTGAAAGGCGGACTTCTATCCCCCTCCGGTTCGATATAGGGACAGGAATATTTTCTCTTCAATAGTTTTCTTTGTAGTTTCCAGTGTTTCCCTTAGTTTGGGGCTCACTCTTCCTTTAGTTTTTAATTCTACTGATACTCTAGTTGTGGGAATTTTCCCAAAGCCTCGGAGCAGGGGGATTATACGTTTTTCCCCATTAACTCGTATTCTTATTGTTGCATCACGAGCATTAACTTTAAGTTTTCCCGTAAATTCGGAGGCAAGAGTATCAACTGTTTCTTGCACATTTTCAGTGTATGCAACGCCGAAATCCGACAAAACTCGTCTTACTATTGTTATTACCTCTGTAAATGAGATGTACCTCCATTCAATTTTGTCTAGGGGACCCCAAATTTCAAATAGACCTTTGCCTCTTTCAGACAACTGTCACACCATTCCTAGGTTATTTGTAGCTTATATAAGAGTTAATATAACACATCAATTAACCAATCATTATTTACGGTTAGCTAGCCTTACCTCATCGTCAGATACTGCTACAACCTCATTAAATCGCTGACTTAGTTGAATAATCTCTGTTTCCGACAGTTGTTTAGTTTCGTATCCTAGCGATGATGTAACAGGCAATCCCTTAGCGAACCTTTCATATGTATCATAAAAATCTACGAATCGTCTAAACTTAAGAGATATTTCATAATCCTTTGGAGCGATGAAACGTGGGCAGCATGGCTCTAATATAATAGGATTACAAACATTACTAACCACCATCGAGTAGTCTTTAGCTATCTTTCTACCCAATTTGATAGTTTCTTCGAAATGATCTTTGGTTTCCCAAGAAAGTCCAGATGTAAAGTATAGTTCTACGGGAATCATCTCATCTTTTGCGTAATTGAGCCAACGCAAAAGCGACACATTATCGTAGTAAAATCCCTTGTTCAATTTCCGGATGTATTCAGAGCCCGACTCTGGGGAAAGGGTAATTGTCGAATAAAGGGGGTTAAAAGTGCCTTTGAAGTCTCGTAGCAACTGTTTATCTGAGAGGGACCATAGCAGAAATTGCGCACTTATGTCAATTTTTTCTTGGCGTATCATTTCAAAAAGCTCATGGTAAAACCGACGCCTTGACGGATACGGATCAAAATCAATGTAAGCACATGAAATCTTTCTTTCTTCGAAGGCGGCTAATGTTTCGACAATTTTCTTCTTGGAACGAAAGATTGGAGTGCTGCGACCAGTCAGGATTTTGTACGCGTTTTTGCCTCCTCCACAATATGAGCAATTCACTGAACACCCTCGCCCTATGCACACCCATCCTTGAGTCTTAAACTTTGGACGGAGGTCATCATTTTCGCAGGTAAGCTTAATGTACTTGTCCCAGTTTTCAAGCAACGACAAATTAGAGAAGTCAAGCTGATCTAAATCCTGCGTCCTCGCAATATAACGTCGCCGGCTTCGCTTTATTGATCCATTATCACGATACAATAAATTCGGAACTTTTCTTAGATCGCCATTCCGATGTTTCACCAGTTCAAGTAAGGGGACCTCAGCCTCGCCGCATATGACCGCATCAACGCAATTGAAGCTAGATAAAATCTCTTCAGCAAAGTACGAGGCTGTAAATCCTCCCAAAACGACGAAAGCGTTAAAGACCTGTTTAACCAGCCTAGCCAAGCGTATGGTGTCATATGCGTGAGAATACCAGTGAAGATCAATTCCAACAATAGATGCTTCATACCGCC comes from the Candidatus Bathyarchaeota archaeon genome and includes:
- a CDS encoding radical SAM protein: MRVFDCILLHPTTHFRISPYEERIRYVIMPMGYIASADLLEKEGYDVRIFHTGLERMCNPYFTEEELFRRYEASIVGIDLHWYSHAYDTIRLARLVKQVFNAFVVLGGFTASYFAEEILSSFNCVDAVICGEAEVPLLELVKHRNGDLRKVPNLLYRDNGSIKRSRRRYIARTQDLDQLDFSNLSLLENWDKYIKLTCENDDLRPKFKTQGWVCIGRGCSVNCSYCGGGKNAYKILTGRSTPIFRSKKKIVETLAAFEERKISCAYIDFDPYPSRRRFYHELFEMIRQEKIDISAQFLLWSLSDKQLLRDFKGTFNPLYSTITLSPESGSEYIRKLNKGFYYDNVSLLRWLNYAKDEMIPVELYFTSGLSWETKDHFEETIKLGRKIAKDYSMVVSNVCNPIILEPCCPRFIAPKDYEISLKFRRFVDFYDTYERFAKGLPVTSSLGYETKQLSETEIIQLSQRFNEVVAVSDDEVRLANRK
- the gcvH gene encoding glycine cleavage system protein GcvH, producing MVKVKVGKHICEVPKNLYYTKAHTWAKIEGNQVTVGFDDFAQKIIGTVQSFRPIAVGTELRQFEPLGTVEGGKAVQRIYSPISGKILAVNERLLRKPSLINQDPYGEGWLIKIQPTSRLAEELKTLITGDKALKWTKDEIKAMIHKKMMLV
- a CDS encoding metalloregulator ArsR/SmtB family transcription factor; translation: MVTYFGVPRQKIPWFPTIAQDKCQGCGKCVEFCVHGVLKLKGNPPKAVVVKPYQCVIACSECADLCPEKAITFPDLKVVYDAMDQYWKGESQKEVHRVKKKRALSSSIRNEKFLNLQVDLLKALADPIRLKILRFLRSGEKCQCEIIPHLKRSQSTVSEHLQLLVDIGIVESRKDGRKIVYKIRMEEIMRILDNIDELTRDLFAHPKDRNAILTSK